The genome window CGAACTTGGCGTCTTCACCCGCTGGGTGCTCAACGAGCAGCTATCGCCTCACCCAATCCTGGCGCGGTATCGCCGTATCTACCTCACACGCGGCGGCGCCATGGCCCGTCGCGGGATGATCTGGACGACGGCACGCTCCACCGCCGCCGAGGCCCGGCACGAGAAGAAGCGGCAGCGGCAAGAAGCATGGAAGCGGGAACAGCAGCAGCGGGAGGAGGAAGCGGAAGAGCGCAAACGGCAGGAGGAGGAAGCCCGGCGGCAGGAAGAAGAACGCCGTCGCAAGATTGAGCAGGAAGCCGCCCAGGCCGAGGCGCGCGAGCGGCATCGGCTGTTGATGATTGAGCTGGAAGCCGAGCGCAAGCGTCGGGAAGCTGAGCGGCGGGAGAAAGAAGAGCAGGCCCGGCAGGCCGAGCAGGAACGGCTGGAGAGAGAACGTCAGGAACGAGAGGCCGCTGCGCGGTGGTGGGCGGAGCTGTCCGTCGAGCAATGGCGGGAACTGGTCGACGCAGTGGCCGCGCTGTCGCTCAAGGAGAAGTCTGCCAGAGCGGCGCCTCGCGACAACCAGACTGTCGTGGAATACGCCTACGGTGTTCCGTTGTACGCGGCCGGCAGGCTTTACGGTGTCGTGCGCCCTTATCCCGCCTCCGTGCCCCGATGGTCCTTTCACCGATCGACACGCGTCTTCGTCCGGAACGCGCGTGAAGCGGAGCTCGTCATCGAGCAGGGCGTGGACGCTGCCAATGTCGTCCACTTCGACTTGCCCGACTACGAACAAATGCACCTGTGCTGACCCAGCCGGGCGCGGGCCGTCATTCGAAGGGGCAGCGGATTCTGTGATCGCCGGACGCGAACCATCTCTGTGTGTCACCGTGCGATTGCGCTGTGAAGCCGCACCCACCCTTTGAGGAGCACGATGCCCACACCCACCCACGAACAGAGCACGGCCGTCGATACCTTCCGGCGCGGGGACCACCTGGTCCTGCAGGCCGGCGCTGGAACCGGGAAGACGACGACGCTGGCGATGCTTGCGGCCAGTACGACCAAATCCGGCCGGTACATCGCGTTCAACAAGTCGATCGCGAGCGACGCGGCCCGCAAGTTCCCCAGCAACGTGCGGTGCAAGACCGCGCACTCGCTCGCCTTCGGCGCCGTGGGCCACAAGTACGCGTCCCGGATGGATGCGCCCAGGGTGCCTGGCTGGAAGACCGGCGCCTCCCTGGGCATCGCCGTCAACATGCGTATCCGCATCGGCGAGCGGAACGTCACCAACAAGGCGCTCTCGTACACCGTCCTGCGGACCGTCACCCGCTTCTGTCAGTCTGCGGACAGTGCCATCCAGCGCCACCATGTCCCGCGCCTGCGCGGCATCGAAGCCGAACACCTGCACGCCCAGCTCGTAGACGTCGTGCTGCCGTACGCCAACCAGGCGTGGAAGGACGTCCAAAACCCCCAGGAAGGCGTCGTCCGCTTCGACCACGACCACTACCTGAAGATCTGGGCCCTGACCGAACCGAGGATCCAAGCGGACTTCCTGCTGCTCGACGAGGCCCAGGACACCAACCCCGTTGTCGAAAAGATCTTCAATGCCCAGCGCAACCACACCCAGCTGGTGATGGTCGGCGACTCGGCCCAGGCGATCTACGGCTGGCGCGGTGCCCGGGACGTGATGAGTGCCTTCGATGGCACCCAGCTTGCCCTGTCCCAGTCCTTCCGCTTCGGCTCCGCGCTCGCCGAGGAGGCCAACCGGTGGCTGCACATCGTCGAATCCCCGATCCGGCTGACCGGCACCTCGGCGATCAACACCCGCCTGGAACGCGTCCAGGAACCGGACGCGATCCTGTGTCGGACCAACGTCGGCGCGATGCTCGAAGTCATGCGCCTGC of Streptomyces phaeolivaceus contains these proteins:
- a CDS encoding competence protein CoiA; translation: MAFTAIHPEHGRLDATRSDLGCGLDWSQVYRVRPRVSLTCPECGWDVHAKRSPRRARYFAHNPGRPPDCQLSNESVEHHLLKLELATVVRASGWHAELEVRAPDGSWRADVMASAPDGGRRMAWEAQLSPITLDDLRERTGRYTDAGIGVCWVSPRDEGVPWLGAVPAVRVTPPPQGVAAWTVADGIAQFDEDRGAWIRVDGTELGVFTRWVLNEQLSPHPILARYRRIYLTRGGAMARRGMIWTTARSTAAEARHEKKRQRQEAWKREQQQREEEAEERKRQEEEARRQEEERRRKIEQEAAQAEARERHRLLMIELEAERKRREAERREKEEQARQAEQERLERERQEREAAARWWAELSVEQWRELVDAVAALSLKEKSARAAPRDNQTVVEYAYGVPLYAAGRLYGVVRPYPASVPRWSFHRSTRVFVRNAREAELVIEQGVDAANVVHFDLPDYEQMHLC
- a CDS encoding UvrD-helicase domain-containing protein; this translates as MPTPTHEQSTAVDTFRRGDHLVLQAGAGTGKTTTLAMLAASTTKSGRYIAFNKSIASDAARKFPSNVRCKTAHSLAFGAVGHKYASRMDAPRVPGWKTGASLGIAVNMRIRIGERNVTNKALSYTVLRTVTRFCQSADSAIQRHHVPRLRGIEAEHLHAQLVDVVLPYANQAWKDVQNPQEGVVRFDHDHYLKIWALTEPRIQADFLLLDEAQDTNPVVEKIFNAQRNHTQLVMVGDSAQAIYGWRGARDVMSAFDGTQLALSQSFRFGSALAEEANRWLHIVESPIRLTGTSAINTRLERVQEPDAILCRTNVGAMLEVMRLLEEGRRVALVGGGEALRALARAARDLKAGKRSTHPELILFESWGELQEYAEYDPSGRDLLPLVDLVDEHGVDVILDAVDKLSVERGAEIVVSTAHKAKGREWASVRIGEDFTEPMDQEETDENGDPLPGDIDDAEARLAYVAVTRARHRLDIGGLGWINQHPDGNPGGTPPRQDPEPPSPWDTLGPSAN